The sequence TTAAGTCCAATGTGTGCACTTTTTGTAGCTCGACTGATGTCTACATGAAAATCTAACTCTTGCAAGCTGTTTAGGAGCATCTGTGGCATTATTAAATCAtccaaatgttttcttttaatcccaagaaaaaaatcaaaagtagtcATATCTGAAGATCTAGGGCggccatgcagttggacctcTTTGTTCGATCCAATATCTGGGGAAGGTGTTCaagaacatggtaacatctcaatGAAAGGTTAGtggaaactgaagcctgcagTAATCTGAGCAACAGCAAGTTCTCAAGCATGTCATGGTATGTGGGTCCAAAAAACTGACCAATAATGCCATTCCTATGCAGTCCTAACCAGACAGACTTTCATATGTCCCTATCATTTTCCAAATTCAACAGTTGTCTGTTAACTTTCCCACATGTATGAAAGATTGACTGCATCAAACTGATATTGTAGGCAGTGATCACTTGGTTTAATATGAAGTAATTTGTATACTTGTAAATGGAGCTTACGAACGATGTCATGAGCTGTGGAACGAGGAATTTACAGTTTATAACTAGCTCGCCTAATTGACCTTTCAGAACTGGCAGTGAATGATTGCATCATTTACATGATCCACGGTCTTacactaactgaaacttttggatgatttccaatttgtgaaaccaagcttctaCCAAAACATGCACTGAACCTTCTATATTGGGGTTCACATTTCTCTCGTCTGACTACTACTAACAACTGCATTGAGAGTCAACTTGCCTGAACATGCGTCTTCCATTGACCTTGAGAGTATatagaataagtttttatttcacgTCAATTGAGTGAGCCTACGTTTAGCCTTCAATTACAACTGGTTTTCTAAATGTAGGAATTCAATTACTTTAGTATGTTACTTTCATTAtggtttttgaaatttcattttgggATGTGGGAGggtaataactattaattttttttcatgagttattttcctttatatcttaaaataaattaaccgattttttgaaaattttctgaaaatctgAATGCAGGTTGTTGATGCCATTTCATTCTTTgttattgttgggtaaagttaacaaaaaacacagctcgtatttgccaaaagaaattggactttaatgagaaagaacaaatgaacttatgttaaatcataaccttaaaaactaaaaagaaattatgaaaataacataatttaatgatacattagaatatcaactgaaatcagcatatgaacaatgatgttaaatgaaaaaaaaaaaaaaaaaatacatgaatatacacttttaaatacagattttgacaatatacatttttgacaaagtctgaaaaacaagagaacatgaaacaccttaattttaattgtaaatttagaaaaacataatatcaatagaaaaatgtaactggCAAACAGATGTACTACTGACATATACTATAATGTGACAAATAGTAATGAACGGATGTCATTAACTTAGCTAAAcgaattacaataaatcttaattggcactggctttttctgaattaagaacatcaacaaacttaacgttaaataattaatacatgtaattctagtttagtgtagaaaaaaggccacaatgatattctaatacaaaaagagttaataacaataatcaaattgtgataagtaaacataaaaataaagagttaattacaatataatcgcattgaaattaattgagcacgtaaaataggttgcagctgaacaatgacaaccTTATATTTGTAAGAGAGGAACTCACGAATGAAGGTAaaacgaatacatacagtaaattcctgggcgtagtccgccgtgatgtatcaggaatacagtggTGAGAATGTGCCGCTTCGAGGTTGAGCAAGACTGGGCGTCTGAAATGTgtgacaacaagagtagtgtcttagtgttagtatgagaacaaTTAGAGAAAcggtgtggaattcgggaacgaagacataacaaaaataatttaagcgagCAGTCCACTAAGgaattacgtaagactgataaaaataatttctgaatacgcaagttgaagaaatgacatcagggcagacaaagaaaaatatacttctagaaactatgacaatattgaaattggttgagaataaaaaaacactaagcctaatatatacattatgactaaacagcaatgaaataatgcgtgatatAAATAAGCCAATACGATGATGCAATACTCAGACGAGcctgagagaaattgatatcgaaaataaatccaaataacctatttaaaaatacacgtagataagccttacaaaaaagcaaaataaattaccaagcctgtaaactacaagactctaccataaccttgaattcattggaataaaaccaCTTTATGCCAACGGCGTAAACAGTTATAATCAGTCAAAGGTGCAGGAAGTTACAATCCACCTCatgttctgtattttaaaatgttaatgtcgaataattattttacttacatcaaTGTTCCGCTTAATTTTCTTCTGAATACTAAGTCTTATGAGAACAAAAATCTCGGTAAGCAGAATTTTACTGGCTTTACTAGGTAAGTTATCTaacttatgtaaaatttattatcatccattAGTAATTGTTACTGGGTATCATCCTTGTCGCATTTTCACCACGCATcttggttacttgtgtttcccatcgcaccattttattttaattttgttttttagtcaagtacgCAGAGGCTGGTGCAGCCAATCGCATCACACATACAGTAATAATGGTAGTGGCTGTATTTGTTGAGCTGCCACACCATACCCCGTCGGCTTGATATCAGCTAATTGAATATCAGTTTGATATTCACATGATTACAGACAAACGAAGAATCAAGTAAATATGTtacagagaaattcaaaaaatattagatttcatTGTTGCTCAATTTGAAcatttaaacttggaatttcaaagaATTCTTTCTTAGTGCACATTTATGTTGTAAGAAAAACTAGTATTAATCTTCATTAGTGATTTTTGGACGTTGATAAGTTACTAAAAATTAGTAACTTTAAGTTACTCTAAAAATTAAGTTAGTCTAAAAATTACTGAGTGTTTTGGGCACTGGACAATTTAGTCTCCCAAATCTCAGGGTATATGAGTCGCAGTAGGGCAGACTGAACGTTGTTTGACAGCTGGCAGTTGAAGCTAGTAGATGTGCAAAAAATGTTGGAATTCTTATACTTGGATGTAAGGTACTATGCTGTGAAGATGAATGGAAATTTCTGCCAAACTgattaacattttacaattttattctgatATACACACAAATGCTGGGTAGGCCTGTGAAGAAACTTGTGCTGTTTATGGGCAAGATATGTAATCAAAAGCAATAGCCAAAAGATTTTTCAGTCATATTTTTTGTGGAAATTGTGATGTCCAGGATGGTCCTTGCAATGGACCATTCAGAGAAAGCTGGTTATAAAAAGGAGCTCGACGTTTGGTTGCCACCTGATCCAACTGAGGAAACTTTACTGGATCGAATTTCTACctgcgaatctctactgaaacgtaatgAAATTGAGCCATTTCTGAAGCTGGATGATCAttagtgatgaaaagtggataaacTAAGACAACAATGTGTGAAAAAAGACTGTGATTAAAACTAGGAGAAACTCCAGAGTCTATGGCAAAGCCAACACTGATGGCAAAGATTATGCTGTGTGTTTGGCAAGACTGGAAGGACATTGTGCAACACAACCTGCTGCCATCAGGCAGCATGATAGAAACAGACCTGTACTGTCGACAATTAGTCAGATTGCAGCTACAAAGTTTCTTAATTGGTTAACATAAAGGATATCATACACAGCGCTGATAAATCTTTAACAACCTGTCAACAATTGAAAGAACATGACTGGGAGGTTTTGATTCAGCCACCATTTAGCCTGACCCAACACCATCAGTGTATCATATGTTTCAGTCTCAGCAACAACTCCCTGAATGATATTAAATTAGCTTCAAAAAAGGACTGTGAAAACCATGGCCACAGAAACCATAAAGTTCTATTACAGCGTAGGGTTTGTGCTGTTGATGGAAAAATGGCAGGATATCGAAAAAATGGTAGATGTGGTCTCAAGAtggtatttttcaataacaattaatgtattctcaattttggcctccaaagacTAAATAAGTTTAAAGACAACgggaaataaaggaaaataatgatataaaggattaaatcagaatatttcatcatgtaatatataaatttttacaaagctTTGTTAATAGAATTGTACATAAATTATGCAAATGatcttatttataaactaattagttTTGAACAGAGAACAcaattatgtcaaaaaaaaaaaaacagccacaAACTGTATATAACTGACCATATAGCAAACAGGAACAATTTATACCACTTGGTCAACCTAATTTGActtttatgtaaaagtttttatacaaaagttacatgtgaaatttttctaaccattatgtttaaagaaatgtgtttttaCATTACTCCCTTTATTAAATGTTACGATGTTACAGATAttgaaagtgaatttttttctcaccagtacgaatacagattctttttaaattaaccatGAGTCTAAATGTTtgcttacaaaaattacaaatgaattttatctCATCAGCATGAATACAGTGATTGCTTTCAAACTACTGCtttgatttaaaagttttttacaaaaattacaggtGAATATCTTCTCACCGGTGTGAATAGAGAGATGGCTTTTTAAACTACACTTGAGCCTAAaggttttcttacaaaaattacatgtgaattttttcttaCCAGTATGATTAGAGAGATGAGGTTTTAAATTACtgctttgattaaatgtttttttacaaaaatcttttaaccagtatgaatagtgagatgtgtttttaaactactatcattaaacttttttttacaaaaattacaagtaaattttttctctCAAGTATGAATAGAtagatgtctttttaaactacAGCTATgtctaaaagtatttttacaaaaattgcaagtgaattttttttctccagtATGAATAGacagatgtgtttttaaattacccttgaggctaaatgttttgttacaaaaattacaagtgaagttTTTCTttccagtatgaatagagagatgtgtttttaaattacccttgaggctaaatgttttgttacaaaaattacaagtgaagttTTTCTTTCCAGTATGAATAGAtagatgtctttttaaactaGAGCTTTgactaaaagtatttttacaaaaattgcaagtgaattttttttctccagtatgaatagagagatgtgtttttaaattacccttgaggctaaatgttttgttacaaaaattacaagtgaagttTTTCTttccagtatgaatagagagatgtgtttttaaattacccttgaggctaaatgttttgttacaaaaattacaagtgaagttTTTCTTTCCAGTATGAATAGAtagatgtctttttaaactaGAGCTTTgactaaaagtatttttacaaaaattgcaagtgaattttttttctccagtatgaatagagagatgtgtttttaaattacccttgaggctaaatgttttgttacaaaaattacaagtgaagtttttcttaacagtatgaatagagagatgtgtttttaaattacccttgagcctaaatgtttttttacaaaaattacatgcaaattttttctcaccagtatgaatattgagatgtctttttaaattacaattgagcgcaaatgtttttttacaaaaattacaagtgaatttcttttcaccagtatgaatagtgagatgtgcttttaaattactgcttgcattaaatgtttttttacaaaaactacaagtgaaatttttctcaccagtatgaatagagagatgtctttttaaactactgcttgtattaaacgtttttttacaaaaattacaagtgaatttcttttcaccagtatgaatacagagatgtctttttaaattacaactttgattaaacgtttttttacaaaaattgcaagtgaattttttttcttcagtatgaatagagagatgtgtttttaaattacccttgagcctaaatgtttttttgcaaaaattacaagtgaattttttctctccagtatgaatagagagaatGGCTTTTAAATTACTGCGTCGACTAtaggtttttttacaaatattttttgttaaattttttttaataacatgaataGATAAGTGGGACTCTAAAGTAGATCTCTGTGTGAAAGACTTCTGACAAATAACACATGCGTGAATAGGAAGATTAGATGTTATgatgtttccttcttttattgttttttctgaaatttgcaagcatttttctttataagaaaaattgttgaaatcaTCACATTCTTTACCGATGACATTATCACatatacagttatattttaattttctgcaagCCACACATTTTGATGTCTGTAAACTACTTTCAGTACTTCTTTCCTCCACGTCATTGATAGCTTCTTCACtaagatcctaaaaaaaaataatgtaatttttaagttaaaatctaTTCAGAtactttgttaattttgataatggcaactaaaattgataatttatatttaatattaaattatctttatatttaagtaagcacaaaatgtttgttttttaagcaaaaataaaattttattagcataagcagttaatatgaaaaaaatgtaacacAATATCTTGTTATATATCAAAGCacaatatcattttataatttttattagattttaatccaCTTGAAGAATTTAATGATATGATAAATAAGAAAACACGTTTAGTACTGGACGGGTGAGtcaagttaataatgaaagaattatatactgaagatcctaaattatattaatttatcatgaaaatgtcaaacaaaaaaattttaatttctttttaatccatTCTCATACAAAAAAATGAGAGTGCCATGAGAAAAGCAATGTCTGCTGagataaaacttgaaatatttgtttgttatttatctaCAAGAGTGAGCTACAGATTTCTTGAGAAATGTTATCAAGtttctaaatcacatatattcaGATTCATACCACAAgcttttaatgcaatttataacctgctgaggaataatttatgtatttaaaagattcctaaatgttttctgattttaagaGAACACTATGAGCAACAAACTTTAGATCTTTTCAAACATAACGAAATTAATTAACACTGACATTTGGTGTTACATAGTGAACATCACTTCAGGTCAATTGTGGATTTATTGTAATATCAATGTTACAGTTTATTTTGTCAAGGTTTGGGAAAAACTCTTGTACAATTTTGGCCAAACAATGTGATAAAACAGTACAGTAGCATCTTAGCATGTAATTAACACCTGAGATCCAAATTCAATAAcacatcatttagaaaaaattagttgattatGAGTATTgattattagttacttatttttcttcaacagtcACTATTGATCAAATTTTCTAGTAATGATGAAAGcatctctttataaataaatttaaataaatttttaaaactcataaaTACCCTACTAAAAACTATACATGACGTATAGATCCTAGAAGAGTAGCCTCATGACTGTTATCAACGACCAAGAGGAATGGTATTAAGGAGTATATTTCTTAcgtttattcatttctatgttttatggatATTTCAACAGCAATAATACAACATGCTGTCTGTTGAGAGTTAAACAATTTGTtatgttacagaatttgttatggctatgccacatttacagtaccataagagacacaatgaagtagttttCTCTGAGGACACAATGTTCAttataaaactggtttctgtgaatagattataaatttacttgcaagaatatatcagctgcatttcagtaggtttgttgagtgatgaggaacagtatattttggtactatgaagaaagaaacaagaaaacacaaacaaagaaacaagaacacaaaacaagaaacaataaaacCTCGCacaaaatgtttattctttatcaaaagccATGACTTTTCAGAAGTGACTTGTGACTTGTCGACTACAATCCTACATatactgttttatcatttcacatataattttgtatcactttttttaaagcttttaatcaaaatatctagtgttaaacttgaatgctaaatattaggtaaaccatcaaacagtaaatgaaaatatcttacttgtctacATGTTCTCAGTTTATCATCTGTCATAACAACAGGAGCAATCAAATGTTCTGTtcgctctgtttcatgcttgatttcttttttaatactggaagataatggatcttcatcaaaaaatgaactatcagtttgtgcatccatactctgcagcaaaacataaagtaataataataatttatctttatataattaacatttataaaaaatatatctatttttcttacaatgttaaataaattgattttcattgaaataattcATCCGTGTgagtacttttataataatattcaactggaacctttaagtatataatcacacatgatagtGCTAGATAAGGGAAATATTGTAGGGCCAATACctacaataaattaatactattataattaatattacagtaaattaatagatcaatagaaaaatgtttgcactgaagcacaatctaaatggtttggtaaaagaaacaggttgctggtataaatataaagaaacaaatcaaccttgtttggaaacaaaaatgcaGTGACATAGAATAAGGATTATTGAAACCTACAACAAAGTTTCTTGTAACTGAACATGCTTCGTAAAGGCAAGGATAGCTTTGTACTCTTTTAAAACATCTTTgtaaacaatgttaaatgtgggtataaaatgcatatttagtcacctttgtttaaggcatgaggcatctgctcactgtattttattttttatgtattgttgtacaaaatgtttatctaccgtaaaatgttagatgcaatctgttaaacaaagttatttacccCTCTATACTCCACTAATAAATGTGTTTTaccatataaatcaaaatatatcatgtCAGACATGAATGCTAAATGATAtgttattataaacagtaaataaaaatatcattatgagTAGAATAATTGAGAATTCTTACAAAaactaggttttatgtttttaacttaaaccaagataaagaagaaaatagcttaattgtttaaatattatccgCTGTCTTGGCaagatgtacaaataaatatgcTTGTTGCCCTGCTTCaagcatgttttcttttttaatggacaaggataatggattttctttcaaaaatgaaCCActagtttgtgcatccatactctgcaaaaaatataaagtaataataatgtgtGTCTTAAAGTAAGGgtggttaataaaatattactgaaacttAATATCTGATGAGTCAAGAGCTTCGGCCTAACTGTAATGTCAAAGATACTTTAAGACATATTGTGGATCAGAGCATGTTCCAAAGCACCAACCTGTGTCGGTTATGTATGGAAATGACttgctataaaaataatctatgcttATAACAAATATGCAAATGATCCCAAATGATCCtgtatataaacaaattagtttTGAACAGAGAacacaattatgtaaaaaaaaaaaaaaaagccacaACTGCAAAAGACCCTACAGGAAACAGCGACAATTAATGCCACTCTGTCAACCTAATATGACTTTTGTgtaaaggtttttagataaaagttacatatgaaatttttctaacaattatGAATAGAGAAATGTGTTTTTAGATTGCGCCCTTGAATAatgttttgttacaaatattaaaagtgaatttcttttcaccagtatgaatataAAGATGTCATTTGAAATTAC comes from Lycorma delicatula isolate Av1 chromosome 3, ASM4794821v1, whole genome shotgun sequence and encodes:
- the LOC142320813 gene encoding uncharacterized protein LOC142320813; this translates as MCNKIKKVLELEDIQSMDAQTGNSFLEEDPLSLPIKKENIHEIGQTDYLFVPLFKTEDDELTIIKQSMDVQTGNTFLEEVPFSLPIEKEYMHEKKQKEYLFVPHAKTADEPTIFKQSMDAQTGNSFLEEDPLSLPIKKENLHETEQRKYLFVHHAKTADEPTTFKQSMDAQFGNSFMEEDLLSLPIKKDDIHETKQTEYLFVPLAKTDNELSIFKQSMDTQIGSSFLDEDPLSSSIKKEIKHETEQREYLFVPVAMTDDKLTTSRQSMDAQTDSSFFDEDPLSSSIKKEIKHETERTEHLIAPVVMTDDKLRTCRQDLSEEAINDVEERSTESSLQTSKCVACRKLKYNCICDNVIGKECDDFNNFSYKEKCLQISEKTIKEGNIITSNLPIHACVICQKSFTQRSTLESHLSIHVIKKNLTKNICKKTYSRRSNLKAILSIHTGEKKFTCNFCKKTFRLKGNLKTHLSIHTEEKKFTCNFCKKTFNQSCNLKRHLCIHTGEKKFTCNFCKKTFNTSSSLKRHLSIHTGEKNFTCSFCKKTFNASSNLKAHLTIHTGEKKFTCNFCKKTFALNCNLKRHLNIHTGEKKFACNFCKKTFRLKGNLKTHLSIHTVKKNFTCNFCNKTFSLKGNLKTHLSIHTGEKKFTCNFCKNTFSQSSSLKRHLSIHTGKKNFTCNFCNKTFSLKGNLKTHLSIHTGKKNFTCNFCNKTFSLKGNLKTHLSIHTGEKKFTCNFCKNTFSQSSSLKRHLSIHTGKKNFTCNFCNKTFSLKGNLKTHLSIHTGKKNFTCNFCNKTFSLKGNLKTHLSIHTGEKKFTCNFCKNTFRHSCSLKRHLSIHT